From the genome of Scytonema hofmannii PCC 7110, one region includes:
- a CDS encoding CHAT domain-containing protein gives MLKWLIRWFNKIFKYPFGEKQIRSTQPTGERTVLQPLPELTDTDLEFLFTQLLEGVYQARGQQWAIKYLQRMENRISLERWIDWLLDFGERLLTSSAPNNQVAERMVQLGELGIGTIGELSYDIGIRVLTRNLGNPYWNTDRQDTETAIATARLTPIEEFLHNSQEKHLDNNSTQHAETRIPVDTSNFTQQKPTSNVNDLVWEFTRPDTKITTTNYQAIPNVGEQAWLEQNQQAASIEKSEDDSSQPTVAVTLDELLVRLEQSTGLVQQLATDLGIQSTESSVNTNLQNEQLYLTEERAQALFYQGLAAAKAGNLSEAITYYNQAIEINPTSHEYWFNRGLTLFYLEYFTEALASYDRAIALKPDFYKCWYYRGGIFGEIGQYEDAIACFDKAIEIKFDYPEAWSSRGAALLKLGYQTEAVASFDQALMLQPEDQGHWYYRGIALAQGERRNDAIASYDRAIEIQPDFYEAWYNRGIELSNLERYQDAVASLEQATVIQPDFYDAWYALGSAWEKLGEKEQAIVSYDQAAELKPDAYEVWIDRGVVLASIGNWDEAISSWEQALEIKPDFYLAWFNRAVALENLELREDAIASYDKAVEINPSFYLAWYNRAGALFYISKFEEAIASYDRALEIKIDYWEAWIGRGAAAGSAVHNDSHTIATNIAEANPSLYARGYEGKLASYQEGLKYVLQYTHAEGWGRLHLALGNAYYEKGRRDTVPRSDWQEAIIEYDRSLKTLTADDFPQLHLEVVQNIVKTYIALEQPSEAQEFNQYAIALLQEFLNEPTRSDDNKKQLGLRNVGFWQLAIDIAIQFGEIAQALELAEYHKNACITWLISGWKDDIVSPTYRSIHDLLNSTTAIIYWHISPCTLRTFIIKYKSPEPIPVFTPILNIEATEEMPLPEAIKRLVEFEDWLEDWNQHERAYRHSNPDARNESHHSWLASMEQRLLKLKSILNISAVIDELEDITHLILIPHRDLHRFPLHALFQIYSPLEKFQQPTQANFTLTYLPSVQVGLSLKSQPLWRVQNLPILSVENSDSTNHFALAFAKLESEAIGQMFHWCKRIQGSQATKKQVEKALTGDYNIFHFTGYVTDNFSQPQESEFFLAGEDRLTIEEICQKNIAKYNLLTLSACEIAMTGNSMITTEYVGLVSTLLNQGVDYVVSTLWTVESSASALVMIEFYRRLMRDLPVATALLEATQWLRNVTAGELKKWYEETLNTLDREGTTIRANLATELYRSGKLPPDSKLYEHPFYWAAFTISGKFYS, from the coding sequence ATGCTCAAGTGGCTAATAAGATGGTTTAACAAAATTTTCAAATATCCCTTTGGAGAAAAGCAGATTCGTTCTACTCAACCAACAGGGGAGAGGACAGTACTGCAACCACTACCCGAACTTACTGATACGGATTTGGAATTTTTGTTTACCCAGCTTCTAGAAGGTGTCTATCAAGCAAGAGGACAGCAATGGGCGATCAAGTATCTCCAAAGGATGGAAAATCGGATTTCTCTAGAACGCTGGATAGATTGGCTGTTGGACTTCGGAGAGCGGCTTTTAACCTCGAGCGCACCAAACAATCAGGTAGCAGAACGGATGGTGCAACTCGGAGAACTTGGGATTGGCACAATTGGAGAGCTTTCTTACGATATTGGAATACGGGTATTAACACGCAACTTGGGGAATCCGTACTGGAATACGGATAGACAAGATACCGAAACTGCGATCGCCACAGCTCGTCTGACTCCTATAGAAGAATTCCTACACAATTCGCAAGAAAAACATTTAGACAATAATTCTACACAACACGCGGAAACAAGAATCCCGGTAGATACATCAAATTTTACACAGCAAAAACCAACAAGCAATGTAAATGATTTGGTGTGGGAGTTCACCAGACCGGATACAAAAATTACAACTACTAATTATCAAGCTATCCCCAACGTTGGGGAACAAGCATGGTTGGAGCAAAACCAACAAGCAGCTTCGATAGAGAAATCAGAAGACGATTCTTCGCAGCCAACTGTAGCGGTGACGCTGGATGAGTTGTTGGTAAGGTTGGAGCAAAGTACAGGTTTAGTACAGCAACTGGCTACCGATCTGGGAATTCAGTCCACTGAATCATCAGTTAATACAAATTTACAGAACGAACAATTGTATTTAACTGAGGAACGCGCACAAGCATTGTTTTACCAGGGTCTGGCTGCAGCCAAAGCGGGCAATTTATCAGAAGCAATTACATATTACAACCAGGCGATTGAAATTAACCCGACCTCCCATGAATATTGGTTTAACAGGGGGTTGACTCTTTTTTACCTAGAATATTTTACTGAAGCACTCGCATCTTATGATCGCGCCATCGCATTGAAACCGGACTTTTATAAATGCTGGTACTACCGAGGTGGAATTTTCGGTGAGATAGGACAATATGAGGATGCCATCGCTTGCTTCGACAAAGCTATAGAAATTAAGTTCGATTATCCTGAAGCTTGGTCGAGCCGAGGCGCTGCATTGCTAAAGTTAGGATATCAAACAGAAGCCGTTGCAAGTTTCGATCAAGCCCTAATGTTGCAGCCAGAAGACCAAGGACATTGGTATTATCGAGGAATTGCACTCGCTCAAGGGGAACGAAGAAATGATGCGATCGCTTCTTACGATAGAGCTATAGAAATTCAACCAGATTTTTATGAAGCTTGGTACAACAGGGGTATAGAACTGTCTAATTTAGAGCGATATCAAGATGCAGTTGCCAGTTTAGAGCAAGCAACTGTCATTCAACCAGATTTTTATGATGCATGGTATGCCTTAGGAAGTGCATGGGAAAAATTAGGGGAAAAAGAACAAGCAATTGTATCTTATGACCAAGCAGCAGAACTGAAACCCGATGCATACGAAGTTTGGATAGACAGAGGAGTCGTCCTAGCAAGTATAGGAAACTGGGATGAAGCTATTTCATCTTGGGAACAAGCCCTAGAAATTAAACCCGACTTTTACTTGGCTTGGTTTAACCGTGCTGTCGCTTTGGAAAACTTGGAACTCCGTGAAGATGCCATAGCATCCTATGATAAGGCTGTAGAAATTAACCCCAGCTTTTATCTGGCTTGGTATAACCGCGCTGGCGCACTATTTTATATAAGCAAATTTGAAGAAGCGATCGCCTCCTACGATCGTGCGTTAGAAATCAAAATTGATTATTGGGAAGCTTGGATTGGTCGTGGTGCAGCTGCGGGAAGTGCAGTACATAATGATTCTCACACAATTGCCACTAACATAGCAGAAGCAAATCCTTCTTTGTACGCACGTGGATATGAAGGGAAATTAGCAAGCTATCAAGAAGGGCTGAAATATGTTTTACAATACACCCATGCCGAAGGCTGGGGTAGACTACATTTAGCACTGGGTAACGCTTATTATGAGAAAGGGCGAAGAGATACCGTACCCCGTTCTGACTGGCAAGAAGCTATTATTGAGTACGATCGCTCCCTAAAAACCTTAACAGCAGATGATTTTCCTCAATTGCATTTAGAAGTTGTGCAAAACATAGTTAAAACATACATAGCACTAGAACAACCATCTGAAGCACAAGAATTTAATCAATACGCTATAGCTTTACTACAAGAATTTTTAAATGAACCGACTCGTTCAGATGATAATAAAAAACAGCTAGGTCTTAGAAATGTAGGTTTTTGGCAATTGGCAATTGATATAGCTATACAGTTTGGTGAGATTGCACAAGCCCTAGAACTTGCAGAATACCACAAAAATGCTTGTATAACTTGGCTTATTTCTGGCTGGAAAGATGACATTGTTTCACCGACTTACCGTTCGATTCACGACCTTCTCAACTCAACAACTGCTATTATTTACTGGCATATTAGCCCTTGTACCCTACGAACTTTTATCATTAAATATAAATCCCCAGAGCCAATACCCGTTTTTACACCCATACTCAATATAGAGGCGACTGAAGAAATGCCTTTACCCGAAGCAATAAAACGTTTAGTTGAGTTTGAGGATTGGTTGGAAGATTGGAATCAACACGAGCGTGCATATCGTCATTCAAATCCTGATGCACGCAATGAAAGCCATCACTCTTGGCTTGCGAGTATGGAACAGAGATTATTAAAACTAAAAAGCATCCTAAACATCTCTGCAGTTATTGATGAATTGGAAGACATTACCCATCTTATACTCATTCCTCATCGCGACTTACACAGATTTCCCCTTCATGCTCTTTTTCAGATTTATTCTCCTTTAGAAAAGTTTCAACAGCCAACACAAGCTAATTTTACACTAACATATTTGCCCAGCGTACAAGTAGGATTGTCTTTGAAATCCCAACCTCTATGGCGGGTTCAAAATCTACCAATCTTAAGCGTTGAAAATTCAGATAGCACAAATCATTTTGCCCTCGCATTTGCCAAGCTTGAATCGGAAGCGATCGGTCAAATGTTTCATTGGTGCAAACGCATTCAAGGTTCGCAAGCGACTAAAAAACAAGTAGAAAAAGCCTTAACAGGTGATTATAATATATTTCATTTTACTGGGTATGTCACCGATAATTTCAGTCAGCCTCAAGAGTCAGAATTCTTCTTAGCAGGTGAAGACAGGTTAACGATAGAAGAAATTTGTCAAAAAAATATTGCAAAATATAATTTGTTGACCCTTTCTGCTTGTGAAATAGCAATGACTGGGAATTCAATGATTACGACTGAGTATGTGGGTTTAGTCAGTACTTTGTTAAACCAGGGAGTTGATTATGTAGTCAGCACTCTTTGGACTGTAGAATCATCAGCCAGTGCTTTAGTGATGATCGAGTTTTATCGAAGACTCATGCGGGATTTACCAGTCGCAACGGCATTATTAGAAGCAACACAATGGCTTAGAAATGTGACAGCTGGAGAACTGAAAAAGTGGTATGAAGAAACACTGAATACATTGGATCGGGAAGGAACTACAATTAGAGCAAATTTAGCAACTGAGTTATATAGAAGCGGTAAATTGCCACCCGATAGTAAGCTTTACGAGCACCCCTTCTACTGGGCTGCATTTACAATATCAGGTAAGTTTTATTCTTAG
- a CDS encoding ATP-binding protein, translating to MTQAGENKAAWLVGGGEMGDRIRSFDWSKTSLGAVETWSQSLKTAVRIMLTSSQPMWVWWGEELLNLYNDAYRPILGGKHPAMFARPASEVWREIWDVVGPRAESTMLNNEGTYDESLLLIMERNGYPEETYYTFSYSPIPDDRGNPGGIICANTDDTKRIIGERQLALLQELAARTADARTFEEACILSARCLETNLYDLPFAMIYLVEPEQQRVVLAGTSGIDRDHPAVPETVNLNSDSAWSFAEVIQTQKQIVIADLVSVFGNLPTGAWDRSPHQAAIVPIAPSGQTGRAGLLVAGLNPLRLFDDTYRSFINLVAGQISASIANANAYEEERKRAEALAELDRAKTTFFSNVSHEFRTPLTLMLSPLEELSNTLDERLQPDEREQLQLIQRNGLRLQKLVNTLLDFSRIEAGRIQAVYEPTDLAAFTAELASVFRSLIERAGMKLEIDCPPLLEPVYVDREMWEKILFNLISNAFKFTFSGSITVRLQPVGSSVELSVTDTGVGIPEAELPRLFERFHRVSGTRSRTYEGSGIGLALVQQLVKLHGGTIHVTSRVDCGTTFTIALPFGSAHLPSERIGATRTLTSTALGAEPYVLEASRWLPESNFEMPILDFALEDNLAELNPVLLNQAHQSKIQNPKSKILLVDDNADMRDYVKRLLSQYWDVETVSDGLEALDAIAQRLPDLVLSDVMMPRLDGFGLLRELRTNSRTKEISIILLSARAGEESRIEGLEAGADDYLIKPFSARELLARVESNLKLAQLRQAAAQQEQALRVEVQAAKDRLESVLTRIADQFLAFDREWRYTYVNEQVTKVTGIPKENLLGKRIWEVFPDTIDSHFYTEVHRALAEQTPVQFEYFYPRWNRWFENHVYPSANGVSMIVTEITVRKQAEAALRKSEERLKVAQLAAKIGAWDWDVATGSVFWSEEYYTLYGIDLAIPSTYENWLASVLEADRATAARAVREALQQRRTYLSFEFRICHPTQGIRWFGSLSQIFYDSNGKPKRAIGISIDITDRKAAENEREQLLAREKNARQQAETANRIKDEFLAVLSHELRSPLNPILGWSKLLQTGNLNATKTAQALATIERNAKLQSELIEDLLDVSRILQGKLSLNVSSVNLMAIVRDAIETVRLAAEAKSIEIKTHFSAKVGQILGDATRLQQIIWNLLSNAVKFTPEGGCVTVQLEPVDNQAQITIVDTGKGIPTDFLPYVFDYFRQADGSTTRKFGGLGLGLAIVRHLVELHGGTVLAESRGEGQGATFTVRLPLMPIQPMVKPDLNSSERSLDLSGVKVLVVDDEADSRDFIVFVLEQAGAKVMTATTAGEAFAAFTQSPPDAIFSDIGMPDMDGYTLIQKIRALPIEQGGQIPAIALTAYAGDFNQQQALQAGFQQHLAKPVEPEVLVRALRKIIPKLSINASF from the coding sequence ATGACTCAAGCGGGTGAAAACAAAGCAGCATGGCTAGTCGGTGGGGGCGAAATGGGCGATCGCATTCGCTCGTTTGATTGGTCAAAAACGTCATTGGGTGCAGTCGAAACCTGGTCGCAAAGTCTGAAAACTGCTGTCCGCATCATGCTCACCTCCAGCCAACCGATGTGGGTATGGTGGGGTGAAGAATTGCTGAACCTGTACAACGACGCTTACAGACCGATTCTGGGCGGCAAGCATCCGGCAATGTTTGCTCGTCCCGCTTCTGAAGTATGGCGGGAAATTTGGGATGTAGTCGGACCGAGAGCAGAATCAACGATGCTCAACAATGAGGGGACTTACGACGAATCGCTGTTGCTGATCATGGAGCGTAACGGCTACCCCGAAGAAACTTACTATACATTTTCCTATAGCCCCATTCCTGACGATCGGGGGAATCCGGGCGGCATTATCTGTGCCAATACGGACGACACAAAGCGCATTATTGGAGAGCGCCAACTTGCACTCTTGCAAGAACTGGCAGCCCGGACTGCGGACGCACGGACATTCGAGGAAGCCTGTATACTGAGTGCAAGATGCTTGGAAACCAATCTGTATGACCTGCCCTTTGCGATGATTTATTTGGTTGAGCCAGAGCAGCAGCGCGTTGTTTTAGCCGGAACCAGTGGTATTGACCGCGACCACCCTGCAGTTCCGGAAACAGTTAATCTCAATTCTGATTCAGCCTGGTCGTTTGCAGAAGTCATCCAAACGCAGAAGCAGATCGTAATTGCCGATTTAGTCTCGGTGTTTGGCAATTTACCCACAGGAGCTTGGGATCGATCGCCGCATCAAGCCGCGATTGTCCCAATTGCACCTTCTGGTCAAACGGGGCGAGCGGGCTTATTAGTGGCTGGTTTGAACCCACTGAGACTCTTTGATGATACCTACCGCAGCTTTATTAATTTAGTCGCAGGGCAAATCTCAGCGAGTATCGCCAATGCCAATGCCTATGAAGAAGAACGAAAACGCGCCGAAGCACTAGCAGAACTCGATCGCGCCAAAACTACATTTTTCAGTAACGTCAGCCACGAATTTCGCACCCCCTTAACACTGATGCTGAGTCCGTTGGAAGAACTCTCCAACACGCTCGATGAACGCCTACAACCCGATGAGCGGGAACAGCTACAACTCATCCAGCGTAATGGCTTACGCTTACAAAAGTTAGTTAATACGCTGCTAGATTTCTCTCGCATTGAAGCCGGACGCATTCAAGCCGTGTACGAACCAACCGATCTGGCAGCGTTCACCGCAGAATTAGCGAGTGTGTTTCGCTCGTTGATTGAACGGGCGGGAATGAAGTTGGAGATCGATTGTCCACCTTTGTTGGAACCCGTGTATGTCGATCGCGAAATGTGGGAGAAGATTTTGTTCAATCTGATTTCCAATGCGTTTAAGTTTACGTTTTCTGGCAGTATCACTGTTCGATTACAGCCTGTTGGTTCTTCCGTTGAATTGAGCGTTACAGATACAGGTGTTGGCATTCCTGAAGCTGAATTACCTCGATTATTTGAACGATTTCATCGAGTGAGTGGAACGCGATCGCGCACCTACGAAGGGTCTGGAATTGGACTTGCTTTAGTGCAACAACTCGTCAAACTCCATGGCGGAACGATTCACGTTACAAGTCGGGTGGACTGCGGTACGACGTTTACAATCGCCCTTCCCTTTGGCTCGGCTCATTTACCCAGCGAACGAATTGGAGCTACTCGCACCCTCACATCAACGGCATTAGGGGCAGAGCCCTATGTGCTCGAAGCATCGCGCTGGCTACCAGAAAGCAATTTTGAAATGCCAATTTTAGATTTTGCATTAGAAGACAACCTCGCTGAATTAAACCCTGTATTGTTAAACCAAGCCCATCAATCTAAAATCCAAAATCCAAAATCTAAAATCCTTTTGGTTGACGACAATGCCGATATGCGGGATTATGTGAAGCGATTATTGAGCCAGTACTGGGACGTAGAAACCGTTAGTGATGGCTTAGAAGCCTTGGACGCCATTGCTCAGCGTCTTCCCGACCTGGTACTGAGTGATGTGATGATGCCCAGACTCGATGGATTCGGGTTGCTCCGCGAACTCCGTACCAATTCACGCACCAAAGAAATCTCGATTATTCTGCTATCGGCTCGTGCTGGAGAAGAGTCACGCATTGAAGGGTTGGAAGCGGGAGCCGATGATTATTTGATCAAGCCCTTTTCTGCCCGTGAATTGTTGGCACGGGTTGAGTCAAATTTGAAACTGGCGCAATTACGTCAAGCTGCAGCCCAGCAAGAACAGGCATTGCGGGTGGAAGTGCAAGCGGCAAAAGACAGATTGGAAAGCGTTTTAACTCGGATTGCTGACCAATTTTTGGCATTTGATCGTGAATGGCGTTACACTTATGTCAATGAACAGGTGACGAAGGTTACTGGAATACCTAAGGAAAATCTCTTAGGCAAGAGGATTTGGGAAGTGTTCCCCGATACTATAGATAGCCATTTTTACACAGAGGTACATCGCGCTTTAGCGGAGCAAACTCCTGTCCAGTTTGAGTACTTCTACCCCAGATGGAATCGCTGGTTTGAGAACCACGTTTATCCATCTGCCAATGGTGTTTCTATGATTGTAACTGAAATTACTGTTCGCAAACAAGCTGAAGCAGCCTTACGCAAAAGTGAGGAGCGCTTAAAAGTCGCTCAATTGGCTGCCAAAATTGGAGCCTGGGATTGGGACGTAGCGACAGGGAGCGTATTTTGGTCAGAAGAATACTATACCCTCTATGGAATCGATCTGGCAATTCCATCCACCTATGAGAACTGGTTAGCCAGCGTCTTAGAAGCGGATCGAGCAACTGCCGCTCGCGCCGTGCGGGAAGCTTTGCAGCAGCGGCGCACATACCTGAGCTTTGAGTTTCGCATCTGTCATCCCACCCAGGGAATCCGATGGTTTGGTTCTCTCAGTCAAATCTTTTACGATTCCAATGGGAAGCCTAAACGGGCGATTGGGATCTCAATTGATATCACCGATCGCAAAGCAGCAGAAAACGAACGCGAACAATTGCTTGCTCGCGAAAAAAATGCCCGTCAGCAAGCGGAAACTGCCAACCGGATTAAAGATGAATTCTTGGCAGTATTGTCTCATGAGTTGCGCTCTCCCCTCAACCCCATTCTCGGCTGGTCAAAGCTTCTACAAACCGGCAATCTGAACGCAACCAAGACGGCTCAAGCATTAGCAACGATTGAACGCAACGCCAAACTGCAATCGGAATTAATCGAAGATTTGCTGGATGTTTCGCGGATTCTGCAAGGCAAACTTAGCCTCAACGTCAGCTCGGTCAACTTAATGGCAATTGTTAGAGATGCGATCGAGACGGTGCGACTGGCAGCAGAAGCCAAATCAATTGAGATAAAGACACACTTTAGTGCTAAAGTAGGACAGATATTGGGGGACGCGACTCGCTTACAGCAAATAATTTGGAATCTGCTCTCGAACGCCGTTAAATTTACACCTGAAGGCGGTTGCGTTACGGTCCAATTAGAACCAGTTGACAACCAAGCGCAAATCACCATTGTGGATACGGGTAAGGGGATTCCTACTGATTTTTTACCCTATGTATTTGACTATTTTCGCCAAGCAGACGGTTCAACAACGCGCAAGTTTGGCGGGTTAGGGTTGGGGCTGGCGATTGTGCGTCACCTTGTCGAACTGCATGGTGGTACGGTTTTGGCAGAGAGCCGGGGTGAAGGACAAGGAGCCACTTTCACAGTTAGACTTCCACTCATGCCGATTCAGCCAATGGTCAAACCAGACCTTAATTCATCAGAGCGATCACTCGATTTGAGTGGGGTTAAAGTTTTGGTTGTGGACGACGAAGCCGACTCAAGGGACTTTATCGTCTTTGTACTGGAGCAAGCCGGTGCAAAAGTGATGACAGCCACAACCGCAGGAGAAGCCTTTGCTGCCTTCACTCAATCTCCACCGGACGCGATCTTCAGCGATATTGGTATGCCTGATATGGATGGATATACGTTAATCCAAAAGATTCGAGCGTTGCCGATAGAACAAGGTGGGCAAATTCCGGCGATCGCCCTGACTGCTTACGCTGGAGATTTTAATCAGCAACAAGCCCTACAAGCTGGATTTCAACAGCATTTAGCGAAACCTGTGGAGCCGGAGGTATTGGTGAGGGCGCTGCGAAAAATTATACCAAAGTTATCTATTAACGCCAGTTTTTAG
- the iscB gene encoding RNA-guided endonuclease IscB has product MTNSVFVLSKNGKILKPTTPVRARILQSQGRAKKQKLFPFTLILDKDVDENVEPYLELRIDPGSRFTGIALVDFQKNEVIWAMELEHRGLAIKMELIKRAGVRHSRRSRRLRYRQKRFDRQKPQGWLAPSLRHRLLTTTTWIKRLLKVAPIKSIAIESVKFDLQKLEKSDIEGVEYQQGTLWGYTLREALLEHWGRECAYCRKTDVPLQIEHIHCRSKGGSERFSNLTLSCEKCNQKKGNKPVEQFLKDRPEILKKIQAHQKKSLSHAAAVNSTRQAIFQMAHQFGLQVISGDGASTKMIRIQSQLPKAHYIDAACVGTDQIVKLRICQPLRVTCKGHGTRQVQRVNALGFPAIASIKKNSITGKKEVKLVAKNQKYTHATAGEYVICNFLKDRKHIQAGTYRARVKTPTPKGVEVLISGHRISLGQQYVKLIHRADGYEYSFTTIDSSLLRFNAI; this is encoded by the coding sequence ATGACTAATTCCGTATTTGTTTTAAGCAAGAACGGGAAAATATTAAAACCAACGACACCAGTCAGAGCCAGGATTTTACAATCTCAAGGTCGAGCGAAAAAACAGAAATTATTCCCATTCACCTTAATTTTAGACAAAGATGTTGATGAAAATGTAGAACCGTATTTGGAGTTAAGAATTGATCCAGGCAGCCGATTTACAGGAATTGCACTTGTAGATTTCCAGAAAAATGAAGTCATCTGGGCAATGGAATTAGAACACCGGGGATTAGCCATTAAAATGGAATTAATTAAAAGAGCAGGTGTTCGTCACTCTAGAAGGTCAAGAAGACTTCGTTATCGTCAAAAGCGATTTGACCGCCAAAAACCACAAGGTTGGCTAGCACCGAGTTTACGACATCGATTATTAACTACCACTACTTGGATCAAACGATTATTAAAGGTTGCTCCTATTAAATCAATAGCAATTGAATCTGTAAAATTCGATCTGCAAAAGTTGGAGAAATCTGACATAGAAGGAGTCGAATATCAACAGGGGACTTTATGGGGCTACACTCTACGCGAAGCTCTACTAGAACACTGGGGAAGAGAGTGTGCTTACTGTAGGAAAACGGATGTTCCTCTACAAATAGAACACATTCATTGTCGTTCAAAGGGAGGTAGCGAGCGCTTTTCAAATCTCACATTATCCTGTGAAAAATGTAACCAGAAAAAAGGGAATAAACCAGTAGAACAATTTCTCAAAGATAGGCCAGAAATCCTGAAAAAAATTCAAGCACATCAGAAAAAATCGTTGAGTCATGCGGCTGCAGTTAATTCTACTCGTCAAGCCATATTTCAAATGGCACATCAATTTGGGTTACAAGTCATCAGTGGGGATGGTGCATCTACTAAGATGATTCGGATTCAAAGCCAATTGCCAAAAGCCCACTACATTGATGCTGCATGCGTTGGCACTGACCAAATTGTTAAATTACGTATTTGCCAACCATTGCGCGTCACTTGCAAAGGTCATGGCACAAGACAAGTCCAAAGAGTCAACGCTCTTGGCTTTCCTGCTATAGCCAGCATCAAAAAGAATTCCATCACTGGTAAAAAAGAAGTTAAGTTAGTCGCTAAAAATCAGAAATATACTCATGCGACAGCAGGTGAGTATGTGATTTGCAATTTTCTGAAAGACCGCAAGCACATTCAAGCAGGAACTTATCGCGCCAGAGTTAAAACACCTACTCCTAAAGGAGTAGAAGTCTTAATCAGCGGTCATCGGATTTCTCTAGGTCAACAATACGTTAAACTAATTCATCGTGCTGACGGCTATGAATACAGTTTTACTACGATTGACTCTAGTTTACTACGTTTTAACGCTATTTAA